A stretch of the Equus quagga isolate Etosha38 chromosome 9, UCLA_HA_Equagga_1.0, whole genome shotgun sequence genome encodes the following:
- the CETN1 gene encoding centrin-1 — MASSFKKTNSASTSQKRKVGPKPELTEDQKQEVREAFDLFDANGSGTIDVKELKVAMRALGFEPRKEEMKKMISEVDKEGTGKISFNDFLAVMTQKMAEKDTKEEILKAFRLFDDDETGKISFKNLKRVANELGENLTDEELQEMIDEADRDGDGEVNQEEFLRIMKKTNLY; from the coding sequence ATGGCTTCCAGCTTTAAGAAGACAAATTCTGCCTCTACCAGCCAGAAAAGAAAGGTGGGTCCTAAGCCTGAACTCACTGAAGATCAGAAGCAAGAAGTTCGAGAAGCGTTTGACCTCTTCGATGCCAACGGAAGCGGGACCATCGACGTGAAGGAGCTGAAGGTGGCCATGAGAGCGTTGGGCTTTGAACCCAGGAAGGAGGAGATGAAGAAGATGATCTCCGAAGTGGACAAAGAAGGCACGGGGAAAATCAGCTTCAATGACTTCCTGGCCGTGATGACTCAGAAGATGGCCGAGAAAGAcaccaaagaagaaatcctgAAGGCTTTCAGGCTCTTTGATGATGATGAAACTGGGAAGATCTCTTTCAAAAACCTAAAGCGCGTGGCCAACGAGCTGGGGGAAAACCTCACTGATGAGGAGCTGCAGGAAATGATTGACGAAGCCGACCGCGATGGAGACGGGGAAGTGAACCAGGAAGAGTTTCTCCGGATCATGAAAAAGACCAACCTATATTAA